The following proteins come from a genomic window of Acidobacteriota bacterium:
- a CDS encoding alkaline phosphatase family protein — MCSTRRFFLPALGAGLLGLTVLAGCATATSSTPRPTEPTARSADAAKAKEPAREFPRLVMVSWDGGADWVVDRLLDEGRLPHLAEMVRRGARAEHSVTSFPSKTSVGHASIWTGCWADGHGVLNNRMPYRDAAEHSLVETLRGFDSAALTAEPLYVTAAKAGRKVVVLSATQSYPHEPHVETLRSAFGLTADAAGDAELAEHYRSISGFEHQLAEGELLGAEGLQAADAAWGFSPEVLESARELTTEVGDTALHVLFFDDPETDSEGLDSALIRVGSREPGEAVAEARIRPHPAERETPVDPREWWSAPLPVTAGEHRGNVFFRLFHLAPDGSEVALYRREVSAMEGFWPEPSRSEYLEAYPGFHDNPFWIYRDGGLGTPLMVGGDGSAERRALEIVAHDLALQTAGTRWALDALDPDVLFQYTPLSDGAGHVWLGVLHPDSPIYDAQMARVLWPYYARVFELQDAWLGAMMEASGEAVLALVSDHGMAGVDRYFYVNRVLERAGLLARTRTGEGNGKVDLSRTRALAPPVGSPWSVWINGTERLGGIVPPEEQEAVLDEVRWALLGFVDPETGVRPVIRTLDPADGALGEAEVSFGPSALESNGRVLYFDLAAGYYPQSSLGQDPGDPLVSRTPYSWGQGHHGYWPERRDMHAIFYLAGPGVAPGVTLPPTRHVDVAPTVARLVGLPAPPCTVGRAVEEVFAAPTP; from the coding sequence ATGTGCTCTACCCGCCGTTTTTTCCTGCCCGCTCTGGGGGCCGGGTTGCTGGGGCTGACGGTCCTGGCAGGCTGTGCCACCGCTACTTCCTCCACCCCACGACCCACCGAGCCGACGGCGAGATCTGCCGATGCAGCGAAGGCCAAGGAGCCGGCTCGGGAGTTTCCGCGGCTGGTGATGGTGTCGTGGGATGGGGGAGCGGATTGGGTGGTGGATCGGTTGCTCGATGAGGGGCGCCTGCCGCATTTGGCGGAGATGGTGCGGCGGGGGGCGCGGGCGGAGCATTCGGTGACGAGCTTTCCGTCCAAGACCTCCGTGGGCCACGCCAGCATCTGGACCGGCTGCTGGGCCGATGGTCACGGTGTGCTCAACAACCGGATGCCCTACCGGGACGCCGCGGAGCACTCGCTGGTGGAGACCCTTCGGGGCTTCGATTCCGCCGCGCTCACCGCCGAGCCTCTCTACGTCACCGCCGCCAAGGCCGGGCGCAAGGTGGTGGTGCTTTCGGCGACCCAGTCCTATCCTCACGAGCCCCATGTCGAGACCCTGCGCAGCGCATTCGGTCTGACGGCGGACGCCGCCGGCGATGCGGAGCTGGCGGAGCACTATCGGTCCATCAGCGGCTTCGAGCATCAGCTGGCGGAAGGGGAGCTGCTGGGGGCGGAAGGGTTGCAGGCCGCCGACGCTGCCTGGGGGTTCTCGCCGGAGGTGCTCGAGAGCGCGCGGGAGCTGACCACCGAGGTGGGAGACACCGCGCTCCACGTGCTCTTCTTCGACGATCCGGAGACGGACTCCGAGGGGTTGGATTCGGCGCTGATTCGTGTCGGGAGTCGAGAACCGGGCGAGGCCGTAGCGGAGGCGCGCATCCGCCCTCACCCTGCGGAGCGGGAGACGCCGGTGGATCCCCGGGAGTGGTGGAGCGCGCCGTTGCCGGTGACCGCCGGCGAGCATCGGGGCAACGTTTTCTTCCGCCTCTTCCACCTGGCCCCGGACGGCAGCGAGGTCGCCCTCTACCGGCGGGAGGTGAGCGCCATGGAGGGCTTTTGGCCGGAGCCTTCGCGGTCCGAGTATCTGGAGGCCTACCCGGGCTTCCACGACAACCCCTTCTGGATCTACCGCGACGGCGGGCTAGGGACCCCGCTCATGGTCGGCGGCGACGGTTCCGCTGAGCGCCGGGCGTTGGAGATCGTAGCCCACGACCTGGCGCTGCAAACCGCCGGCACTCGTTGGGCCCTGGACGCCCTCGATCCGGACGTCCTTTTCCAATACACGCCCCTCAGCGACGGCGCCGGCCACGTTTGGCTCGGCGTGCTGCATCCCGACAGCCCGATCTACGACGCTCAGATGGCGCGCGTCCTGTGGCCCTATTACGCTCGCGTCTTCGAGCTCCAGGACGCCTGGCTGGGGGCCATGATGGAGGCGTCGGGAGAGGCTGTCCTGGCGCTGGTGAGCGATCACGGCATGGCCGGTGTCGACCGATATTTCTATGTCAACCGAGTGCTCGAGCGGGCGGGGCTCCTGGCCCGCACCCGCACTGGGGAAGGAAACGGCAAGGTCGACCTTTCCCGCACCCGTGCCCTGGCTCCGCCGGTGGGCTCGCCCTGGTCCGTCTGGATCAACGGCACCGAGCGCCTCGGGGGAATCGTTCCGCCGGAGGAGCAGGAGGCAGTGCTGGACGAGGTACGGTGGGCTCTCTTGGGCTTTGTCGATCCGGAGACCGGCGTGCGCCCGGTGATTCGCACCCTCGATCCGGCGGATGGTGCGCTGGGGGAGGCTGAGGTGAGCTTCGGGCCTTCGGCTCTCGAGTCGAACGGCCGAGTCCTGTACTTCGATCTCGCCGCCGGCTACTACCCGCAGAGCTCGCTGGGGCAGGATCCGGGGGATCCTCTGGTGAGCCGCACGCCCTACTCCTGGGGCCAGGGGCATCACGGCTACTGGCCCGAGCGCCGGGACATGCACGCCATTTTCTACCTCGCCGGCCCGGGGGTGGCGCCCGGTGTGACCTTGCCGCCCACTCGTCACGTCGACGTGGCGCCGACGGTGGCGCGGCTGGTGGGTTTGCCGGCACCGCCGTGCACCGTCGGCCGGGCGGTAGAAGAAGTGTTCGCCGCGCCCACGCCGTAA
- a CDS encoding PaaI family thioesterase, producing MSQATGSSIFDREDRLERLNNFLGGFVKSMGLRYVRAEPEEIVAELEIAPHLLQPYGLVHGGVYCSIIESVCSAGAALHVMAEGKNAVGLENTTTFLRAARSGTLRCTAKPLKIGRRTHVWNADIHDDEDRPIASGRVRMMILDPGDRAGGREVRIEDP from the coding sequence ATGAGCCAAGCAACCGGTAGCAGCATCTTCGACCGCGAGGACCGCCTGGAGCGCCTCAACAACTTCCTGGGCGGCTTCGTCAAATCCATGGGGCTGCGCTACGTGCGGGCCGAGCCGGAGGAAATCGTCGCCGAGCTGGAGATCGCACCGCACCTCCTGCAACCCTACGGCCTGGTCCACGGTGGCGTGTACTGCAGCATCATCGAGAGCGTGTGCAGCGCCGGCGCCGCCCTCCACGTGATGGCTGAGGGCAAGAATGCGGTGGGACTGGAGAACACCACCACCTTCCTCCGCGCTGCCCGCTCCGGCACTCTGCGCTGCACCGCGAAGCCGCTCAAGATCGGCCGCCGCACCCACGTGTGGAACGCCGATATTCACGACGACGAAGATCGCCCCATCGCCAGCGGCCGGGTGCGCATGATGATCCTCGATCCCGGTGACCGCGCCGGCGGCCGCGAGGTGCGCATCGAGGATCCTTGA
- a CDS encoding GNAT family N-acetyltransferase, with translation MSASKDSEMGGSGDAGVVRQEPGLAPVTAAETRPLRRAVLRPNQPPEACVYPGDDDDRTGHLGVFVDTGAEAPALVGVASIFEESRPGTTGGGWRIRGMAVVPEQQGKGHGAALLTECLEHARRHGGIEVWCNARKTAAEFYAHHGFEQEGEEFELPAIGPHYLMRCGLER, from the coding sequence ATGAGCGCATCGAAGGATAGCGAGATGGGCGGTTCGGGGGACGCAGGAGTCGTGCGGCAGGAACCGGGACTGGCCCCCGTCACCGCTGCCGAGACGCGGCCTCTGCGCCGGGCGGTGCTGCGCCCCAACCAGCCGCCGGAGGCTTGCGTCTACCCCGGCGACGATGACGACCGCACCGGGCATCTGGGAGTCTTCGTCGACACAGGGGCGGAGGCGCCGGCGCTGGTGGGAGTCGCTTCTATCTTCGAGGAGAGCCGCCCCGGAACCACCGGTGGCGGCTGGCGCATTCGCGGCATGGCGGTAGTGCCGGAGCAGCAAGGGAAGGGGCACGGCGCCGCTTTGCTCACCGAGTGCCTGGAGCACGCCCGGCGCCATGGCGGCATCGAGGTGTGGTGCAACGCCCGCAAGACCGCCGCCGAGTTCTATGCCCACCACGGCTTCGAGCAGGAGGGCGAGGAGTTCGAGCTCCCCGCCATCGGGCCGCATTATTTGATGCGGTGCGGTTTGGAGCGCTGA
- a CDS encoding lmo0937 family membrane protein, giving the protein MTEALLLVLLLLWLAGVILGYTLGGLIHLLLMIVLVVILVRVLRSRGIF; this is encoded by the coding sequence ATGACGGAAGCCCTCCTCCTCGTTCTGCTGCTCCTCTGGCTCGCCGGAGTCATTCTCGGCTACACCCTCGGCGGCCTGATCCACCTGCTGCTGATGATCGTCCTGGTGGTGATCTTGGTGCGCGTGCTGCGGAGCCGCGGCATCTTCTGA
- a CDS encoding NAD(P)/FAD-dependent oxidoreductase produces the protein MSFIPNRLRAEKLASYTAWPSMDSLYDYRQAVMEKNPKTGRYVEKSDKPLGKVPRRKLGQKVAVVGGGPGGVAAAYELMKMGFDPVIFEATDRLGGRNDSQPFLEADGTPITALAEMGAMRFPTINKLLYHYFDLLDIETTPDFPDPGVVLTELFYEDRSYVWKPADGDQRNPPPGPFEKIAEDWNEFLASLTEPLALAYRSGDLERVEKVWQEYIDRYRDVSFYAAVREGIPQWTDEDLNAFGALGVGSGGFGPLYQVGFLEMLRILLGQYEQEQELVPGGISQLVHGLYARRVDTPRGERSLLDMRAARLGTAVQGIRYRQEEDGGGNPILTYREPQTGEVVDEEFRAVIVAISTRAMEFAGMTLPTQPARSENGDAENGDAENGAPENGKGENGDDSPLRSLAAHPQILQQPVREALRNLHLMNSSKMFIRTRSKFWLEDPTIPANIQTDEAPRGIYCLDYPGTENGVVLISYTWGDDSSKLLSLPVEQRFRLFKSIIQRINPAFARHLEPMDGQVYNVDWEAVGFQHGAFKLNYPGQEPDAHDAYYQFLTALSPQEDRGVYLAGDAVSWYGGWTEGALETGINAAAAAAHRLGAKLPDDSPLSQDPNRYSY, from the coding sequence ATGTCCTTCATTCCCAATCGTCTCCGCGCCGAAAAGCTCGCCAGCTACACCGCCTGGCCGAGCATGGACAGCCTCTACGACTATCGCCAGGCGGTGATGGAGAAGAATCCCAAGACCGGGCGCTATGTCGAGAAGAGCGACAAGCCTCTGGGCAAGGTGCCGCGGCGCAAGCTAGGGCAGAAGGTGGCGGTTGTGGGCGGCGGCCCGGGGGGCGTGGCGGCGGCTTACGAGCTGATGAAGATGGGCTTCGATCCGGTGATCTTCGAGGCCACCGACCGCCTCGGCGGGCGCAACGATTCCCAGCCCTTCCTGGAGGCCGACGGCACCCCGATCACGGCACTGGCGGAGATGGGGGCCATGCGCTTCCCCACCATCAACAAGCTCCTCTACCACTACTTCGACCTGCTGGACATCGAGACCACCCCCGACTTCCCGGACCCCGGCGTGGTGCTCACGGAGCTGTTTTACGAAGACCGGTCCTATGTCTGGAAGCCCGCCGACGGCGACCAGCGCAACCCGCCGCCGGGCCCCTTCGAGAAGATCGCCGAGGATTGGAACGAGTTTCTCGCCAGTCTCACCGAACCCCTGGCTCTGGCCTACCGCAGCGGCGACCTGGAGCGGGTGGAGAAAGTCTGGCAGGAGTACATCGACCGCTATCGGGACGTCAGCTTCTACGCCGCGGTGCGCGAGGGCATCCCCCAATGGACGGATGAGGATCTCAACGCTTTCGGCGCCCTGGGAGTGGGCAGCGGCGGTTTCGGGCCGCTCTACCAGGTGGGCTTCTTGGAGATGCTGCGCATCCTGCTGGGACAGTATGAGCAGGAGCAGGAGCTGGTCCCCGGCGGCATCAGCCAGCTGGTCCACGGCCTCTACGCCCGGCGGGTCGACACTCCCCGGGGCGAGCGTTCGCTGCTGGACATGCGCGCCGCTCGCCTGGGCACGGCGGTGCAGGGGATTCGTTACCGCCAGGAGGAAGACGGCGGCGGCAACCCGATCCTCACGTACCGGGAGCCCCAAACCGGCGAGGTGGTGGACGAGGAGTTCCGCGCGGTGATCGTGGCCATCTCCACCCGCGCCATGGAGTTCGCCGGCATGACCCTGCCGACCCAACCGGCGCGGTCTGAGAATGGAGACGCAGAGAACGGAGATGCGGAGAACGGAGCCCCGGAGAATGGGAAAGGGGAGAACGGCGACGACTCGCCGCTACGGAGCTTGGCGGCTCATCCCCAGATCCTCCAGCAGCCGGTCCGGGAAGCGCTGCGCAACCTACACCTGATGAACTCGTCCAAGATGTTCATCCGCACCCGCAGCAAATTCTGGCTCGAAGACCCGACGATCCCCGCCAACATTCAGACCGACGAGGCGCCCCGGGGTATTTACTGCCTGGACTACCCCGGCACGGAGAACGGCGTGGTGCTCATCAGCTACACCTGGGGGGATGATTCGAGCAAGCTGCTGTCGCTGCCAGTGGAACAGCGCTTCCGCCTGTTCAAGTCCATCATCCAGCGCATCAACCCCGCCTTCGCCCGTCACCTGGAGCCCATGGACGGCCAGGTTTACAACGTCGACTGGGAAGCGGTGGGCTTCCAGCACGGGGCCTTCAAGCTCAACTACCCCGGCCAGGAGCCCGACGCCCACGACGCCTACTACCAATTCCTCACCGCTCTCTCTCCCCAGGAGGACCGCGGCGTCTACCTCGCCGGCGACGCCGTCTCTTGGTACGGCGGCTGGACCGAGGGCGCCCTCGAAACCGGCATCAACGCCGCCGCCGCGGCGGCTCATCGCCTGGGCGCCAAGCTGCCGGACGACTCGCCGCTGTCGCAGGACCCGAATCGCTATAGCTACTGA
- a CDS encoding nuclear transport factor 2 family protein, with product MTLIQSFLFYAQEFEKTYRDDEWMRILPFFASDAVYEVQNISFACRVEGAQAILDAICRSVNGFDRRVGDRRIEVLAPPTQEGDEVHVQWAVTYSHGDHPPLRVAARTVARYENGRIVYLADVYEPGSDEVWKKWVEQVDPSLDPSYV from the coding sequence ATGACCCTGATCCAAAGCTTTCTCTTCTATGCCCAGGAGTTCGAGAAGACCTATCGCGACGACGAATGGATGCGGATTCTGCCCTTCTTCGCCAGTGACGCCGTCTACGAGGTGCAGAACATCTCCTTCGCCTGCCGAGTCGAGGGAGCGCAGGCGATTCTCGACGCCATCTGCAGGTCCGTCAACGGCTTTGACCGACGGGTGGGCGATCGGCGCATCGAGGTGTTGGCGCCGCCGACCCAGGAGGGAGACGAGGTCCACGTGCAGTGGGCGGTGACCTACTCCCACGGCGATCATCCACCGCTGCGGGTAGCCGCCCGCACCGTGGCTCGCTACGAGAACGGCCGCATCGTCTACCTGGCGGACGTTTACGAGCCCGGCAGCGACGAGGTTTGGAAGAAGTGGGTGGAGCAGGTCGACCCGTCCCTCGACCCGTCCTACGTCTGA